Genomic DNA from Alphaproteobacteria bacterium PA2:
CCTGGGCCGCCCTGATGGCGGAGACCGGCGAGGTAGCCCTGCCTCAAGTGGATGTCCAACCCGACGACGACGCCATCATCTTCTATACCTCGGGCTCCACTGGCCATCCCAAGGGCGTGATCTCCACCCATCGCAATGTGATTTCAGCCCTGTTCTCCTGGGAGCTGGACTTGCAGGCCGGCGCCCTTGTGGCAGGGCTCGAGCCGGCAGTTCCGGAACATCAACCGGCAACCCTGATGGCTGTGCCCCTGTTCCACGTGACGGGCTGCCATGCCGTCTATCTGCAGTCCTACCGGGCCCAGCGCAAACTGGTCTGCATGTACAAGTGGGATGTGGCCCAGGCCGCCGCCCTGATCGAGCAGGAGAAGATCACCTCGGTGGTGGCGCCGGCCGCCATGACCGGCGACCTGGTGCGCGAGGCCCAGAGGACGGACCGCGACCTTTCCAGCCTGGTGGCCCTTGGCGGCGGCGGCGCCCCCCGGGCGCCGGAACAGGTGCGCCAGATCGCCGCCTTCACCAAGGCCATGCCCAATACGGGCTGGGGCATGACCGAAACCAACGCCATCGGCACGGGCATTGGCGGCGAGGACTATCTCAACCGCCCGGCCAGCTCGGGCCGCTGCTCGGCGGTTCTGGAATTGAAGGTGATCGATGACAATGGCCTGACCCTGCCAGCCGGGGAGCGGGGAGAGCTCCTGGTCCGCGGCGCCAGTGTGTTCCGGGGGTACTGGAACCGCGACGACCTGCGCGACACCACCTTCGAGGACGGCTGGTTCCGGACTGGCGACGTGGCCTATCTGGACGACGAGGGCTTCCTGTTCATCGTCGACCGGATCAAGGACCTGATCATCCGCGGCGGGGAGAACATCGGCTGCGGCACGGTGGAGGCGGCCATGGTCCTGCACCCGGGCATCCACGAAGCGGCGGTCTATGCGGTGCCCGATGAGCGGCTTGGCGAAGAGGTCGGCGCCACCGTATTTGGTGATCCCGGCCTCGATCCCGAAGAGATCCGCAACTTCCTGGGCGCGCACCTCGCACGGTTCGAGGTGCCGAAATACATCCATATCTCGCCAGAGCCCCTGCCGAGGATCGCCTCAGGCAAGATCCTGAAGCGTCAGCTTCGGGATGAAGCCGCCAAGCGCCTGGCCGACAGCTAGACGCTCTTGCGGTAGATGGAGCGCTTGGGGTGGGCCACCACCCGGCGGATCATCGGCTCGAAGGCTGAGAGCGGCATGGACTCATAGGCCGGATCGAAGCTGTTCTGATCGTAAAGGTGACAGAACTGGGCGGTGTATTCGAACCATTCGTGGCCGCGATACTCATCGCGCATGTCGCGATCCAGGCCCAGGTGATGGAAGAAGTAATAGCCCTGGAAGATGCCGTGCTTGTCCATCATCCAGTAGTTCTGCTCGGAGATGTAGGGCTTCATGATCATGGCCCCCAGCTCGGCATGGTTTGACGGGGCCAGAATGTCGCCGACGTCGTGCATCAGGGCGCAGACCACATATTCCTCATCCCGCCCGTCCCTGTGGGCCCGGGTGGCGGTCTGAAGGGAGTGCTCCAGACGGGTCACGGCGAACCCGCCGCTGTCGTCGGCCAGCATGTTCAGGTGGGCGATCAGTCGATCCGGAAAGGCCTGGTGGAAAGGCGCGCCTGCCCGGCCGATGGCGGCCCAGTCCTCTTTCGTGGACTCCACCATGGTGTGGAACTTCGCCTTGTCGAGGATTTCACCGTCAGCCATGTCCGTCTCCCGCAGATTTTCCTGAAGGTGGCCCTGCAATTTCCGGGCTGTCAACTTGGACATCGATGTCAAATTGCCGGGTCGCCGGACTTGGGTTAAGCCCAGAGGCCAGAACGGTCGGAAACAAGCCGTCCACGCACCCGGGGGAGAGACACATGGCGAACGACTTCAACAACCTGTTTTCGGTCAAGGGCAAGAC
This window encodes:
- a CDS encoding fatty acid--CoA ligase; the encoded protein is MADADRPQTRQAALDILTAPGQPYELETRQIGGYGRRVFASAPTSLRELFAQTVSDKTFLVYEDERLTFAQTAAAAARLGHALVHRFGVIKGDRVAISTRNFPEWVIAFQAATSVGAIAVALNALWQADELEYGLKNCQARVFIADQERLDRLAQCEDAPDIPVIAVRAERFGPRAISWAALMAETGEVALPQVDVQPDDDAIIFYTSGSTGHPKGVISTHRNVISALFSWELDLQAGALVAGLEPAVPEHQPATLMAVPLFHVTGCHAVYLQSYRAQRKLVCMYKWDVAQAAALIEQEKITSVVAPAAMTGDLVREAQRTDRDLSSLVALGGGGAPRAPEQVRQIAAFTKAMPNTGWGMTETNAIGTGIGGEDYLNRPASSGRCSAVLELKVIDDNGLTLPAGERGELLVRGASVFRGYWNRDDLRDTTFEDGWFRTGDVAYLDDEGFLFIVDRIKDLIIRGGENIGCGTVEAAMVLHPGIHEAAVYAVPDERLGEEVGATVFGDPGLDPEEIRNFLGAHLARFEVPKYIHISPEPLPRIASGKILKRQLRDEAAKRLADS
- a CDS encoding phosphohydrolase, encoding MADGEILDKAKFHTMVESTKEDWAAIGRAGAPFHQAFPDRLIAHLNMLADDSGGFAVTRLEHSLQTATRAHRDGRDEEYVVCALMHDVGDILAPSNHAELGAMIMKPYISEQNYWMMDKHGIFQGYYFFHHLGLDRDMRDEYRGHEWFEYTAQFCHLYDQNSFDPAYESMPLSAFEPMIRRVVAHPKRSIYRKSV